The Deinococcus sp. Marseille-Q6407 genome has a window encoding:
- the rpmE gene encoding 50S ribosomal protein L31, with protein MKNDLHPKAVPCKIIYQGQVVMETLSTRPEIHVDVWSGSHPFWTGEERFVDTEGRVEKFSKRFGDSYRKRS; from the coding sequence ATGAAGAATGATCTGCACCCCAAGGCCGTCCCCTGCAAAATTATCTACCAGGGCCAGGTCGTGATGGAAACCCTGTCCACCCGCCCCGAAATTCACGTGGACGTGTGGAGTGGCTCGCACCCCTTCTGGACCGGCGAAGAACGCTTCGTTGACACCGAAGGCCGTGTGGAGAAGTTCTCCAAGCGCTTCGGCGACAGCTACCGCAAGCGCAGCTAA